One segment of Neobacillus endophyticus DNA contains the following:
- a CDS encoding sigma factor G inhibitor Gin has translation MEVEELNSGLAHNEVGETCVICEHLKPRGIHLYTSFICTECETDLIQTDTDDPRYKYFLNKLKKITTPEIFS, from the coding sequence ATGGAGGTGGAGGAATTGAATTCAGGTTTGGCACATAATGAGGTTGGGGAAACGTGTGTTATTTGTGAACACCTAAAACCAAGAGGCATACATCTATACACTTCTTTTATTTGTACGGAATGTGAAACGGATTTAATTCAAACGGATACAGATGATCCCAGGTATAAATACTTTTTAAACAAATTGAAAAAAATAACAACCCCAGAAATTTTTTCCTAA
- a CDS encoding aminotransferase class I/II-fold pyridoxal phosphate-dependent enzyme has protein sequence MDQSRIPLYEALISHANQEPVSFHVPGHKYGHLSPFVESGPFSYILRIDATELSGLDDLHAPEGAILEAEGLLADLYKVKKSYFLVNGSTVGNLAMVMAACSEDDVVLVQRNCHKSILNALNLSKARPVFLEPDYNQDWQVASEVSFSTVKQAIQLYPEAKALILTYPNYYGMVFDLSKMIEEAHNHHIPVLVDEAHGAHFIVGSPFPASAVELGADVVVQSAHKTLPAMTMGSYLHFNSEILSLDKVKTYLSMLQSSSPSYPIMASLDISRSFIAGYEQKDATYLFAEIQGFKKELECIPALKVLEFEDHQGDVLKVTVQSQCGYSGFELQSEFERQAIYTEMADPNNILFILPLLKAGQHYPLEESVSKIKQALKGFPVHSVKRAREIEGPKISELAIAFKEMSCLEEKVLPIKMAGQHVCSETIIPYPPGIPLLLKGERITIEKLDQLQHLLASGARFQGGSLLKQGLIKVFSTT, from the coding sequence ATGGATCAATCAAGGATACCTTTATATGAAGCCTTAATCTCACATGCAAATCAGGAACCTGTGTCCTTTCATGTGCCAGGACATAAATACGGCCATTTATCGCCATTTGTCGAGAGTGGACCTTTTTCGTATATTCTACGTATAGATGCAACAGAATTATCTGGACTTGATGATTTGCATGCACCAGAAGGAGCCATATTAGAAGCGGAGGGCCTTCTGGCTGATCTATATAAAGTGAAAAAAAGTTATTTTCTTGTTAATGGCTCAACTGTAGGTAATTTGGCAATGGTGATGGCAGCTTGTTCAGAAGATGATGTGGTACTTGTGCAAAGGAATTGCCATAAATCTATCTTAAATGCTTTAAATTTATCAAAGGCACGTCCCGTGTTTTTAGAACCTGATTATAATCAGGATTGGCAGGTAGCTTCTGAAGTCAGTTTCTCGACAGTAAAACAGGCCATTCAATTATATCCCGAGGCAAAAGCCCTTATTTTAACTTATCCCAATTATTATGGGATGGTTTTTGATTTGTCTAAAATGATTGAAGAAGCACATAATCACCATATACCCGTTTTAGTAGATGAGGCACATGGTGCTCATTTTATTGTCGGCAGTCCTTTTCCGGCTTCTGCGGTAGAATTGGGTGCTGATGTAGTTGTCCAATCTGCTCACAAGACACTTCCGGCAATGACAATGGGCTCTTATTTACATTTTAATAGTGAAATTCTATCATTAGATAAAGTAAAGACATATTTGAGCATGCTGCAATCAAGCAGCCCGTCTTACCCTATTATGGCCTCACTGGATATTTCCAGAAGCTTTATTGCAGGATACGAGCAAAAGGATGCAACCTATTTGTTTGCGGAAATTCAGGGGTTTAAGAAAGAACTAGAGTGCATTCCTGCTCTAAAGGTATTAGAATTCGAAGACCATCAGGGTGATGTATTAAAGGTAACGGTACAGAGCCAATGCGGCTATAGCGGATTTGAACTCCAAAGTGAGTTTGAACGGCAAGCCATTTATACTGAGATGGCAGACCCTAATAATATTCTCTTTATACTCCCATTATTAAAGGCAGGACAGCATTATCCATTGGAGGAGTCTGTTTCAAAAATAAAACAGGCTTTAAAAGGTTTCCCGGTACATAGTGTGAAAAGGGCTAGGGAAATAGAAGGGCCCAAAATTTCAGAGCTGGCAATAGCATTTAAAGAGATGTCCTGCCTGGAGGAAAAAGTGCTACCCATAAAAATGGCAGGACAGCATGTATGTTCAGAAACCATTATTCCTTATCCTCCAGGAATCCCCTTGTTATTAAAAGGTGAAAGAATCACTATAGAAAAGCTCGATCAACTTCAACATTTATTGGCATCCGGTGCGAGATTTCAAGGCGGAAGCCTTCTAAAACAAGGGTTAATCAAGGTATTTAGTACAACTTAA
- the tmk gene encoding dTMP kinase, with amino-acid sequence MKNGTFITFEGPDGAGKTTIISMIAEHLKNVLVTREPGGIDIAEQIRKVILAKENTAMDPRTEALLYAAARRQHLIERVKPALEEGKVVLCDRFVDSSLAYQGYARGLGIEEVLTINQFAIEQMMPNLTIYFDIEPELGLMRINRNKEREINRLDLETLEFHQRVREGYHILLECFPERIMKVDASGAIQDVFQTVLKLIEEKVQPSL; translated from the coding sequence ATGAAGAATGGGACATTTATTACTTTTGAGGGCCCTGATGGTGCAGGGAAAACAACAATTATTAGTATGATAGCGGAACACCTTAAAAATGTATTAGTTACAAGAGAACCAGGTGGGATTGATATTGCAGAGCAAATTCGCAAGGTCATACTGGCTAAGGAGAATACAGCCATGGACCCAAGAACAGAGGCATTGCTCTATGCAGCTGCAAGAAGACAACATTTAATAGAGAGGGTTAAGCCTGCATTAGAAGAGGGAAAGGTGGTACTTTGTGATCGGTTTGTCGATAGCTCATTGGCTTATCAGGGATATGCCCGAGGATTGGGAATAGAAGAGGTATTGACCATTAACCAGTTTGCAATTGAACAAATGATGCCGAATTTGACCATCTACTTTGACATTGAACCGGAATTAGGATTAATGCGCATTAATAGGAATAAGGAAAGAGAGATTAATCGCTTAGACTTGGAAACTCTTGAATTCCACCAAAGGGTGAGAGAAGGATATCATATCCTGTTAGAGTGTTTTCCAGAACGTATCATGAAAGTAGATGCCTCTGGAGCAATCCAAGATGTATTTCAAACCGTGCTAAAGCTTATAGAAGAAAAAGTACAGCCTTCATTGTAA
- a CDS encoding cyclic-di-AMP receptor: protein MKLIIAVVQDQDSNRLSKALVENNFRATKLASTGGFLRSGNTTFMIGTEDIRVDRALKIIQENCRSREQLVSPVSPMGGNADSYVPYPVEVEVGGATVFVLPIEQFIHF, encoded by the coding sequence ATGAAACTCATTATTGCTGTAGTTCAAGACCAGGATAGCAATCGTTTGTCGAAAGCATTGGTGGAAAATAACTTTAGAGCAACGAAGCTGGCGAGTACAGGCGGTTTTTTGCGCTCCGGGAATACTACATTTATGATTGGAACTGAAGATATTCGAGTGGACCGCGCCTTAAAAATTATTCAGGAAAATTGCAGATCAAGGGAACAGCTAGTATCTCCTGTATCCCCAATGGGGGGGAACGCAGACTCCTATGTACCATACCCTGTTGAAGTGGAGGTCGGGGGAGCGACTGTATTTGTCCTCCCAATTGAACAATTTATCCATTTCTAA
- the holB gene encoding DNA polymerase III subunit delta' produces MVKTWDQLEKLQPTVLRMLKMSLVKHRVAHAYLFEGQRGTGKKEIGLLLTKALFCVSLIDGYKPCETCHNCRRINHGNHPDVHIVEPEGLSIKVDQIRELQAEFSKKGVESLKKVYLLFHADKMSVSASNSLLKFLEEPHAQTVAFLLTEQPQQILPTILSRCQVLPFQPLAPKIMIEQLIENGVAPEKAPILASLTNSLEEALVLNTDEWFAQAQKIVVKLYEVLKKNPLEALVTLQSEWFAHFKEREQINRGLDLLLLFLKDLLYIQLDKEEQIVFKNEMVHLRQFALQTSGRSLTVQMSVILEAKRKLAANMNPQLMMEQLVLKLQEGSSFV; encoded by the coding sequence ATGGTTAAAACATGGGATCAGCTGGAAAAATTGCAACCGACAGTATTAAGAATGCTTAAAATGAGCTTAGTGAAGCACCGGGTGGCTCACGCCTATCTTTTTGAAGGGCAAAGGGGCACTGGGAAAAAGGAAATAGGATTATTACTGACCAAGGCTCTTTTTTGTGTTTCTTTAATCGATGGCTATAAACCGTGTGAAACCTGCCATAATTGCCGGCGGATTAACCATGGCAACCATCCGGATGTCCATATAGTAGAACCAGAGGGATTGTCCATAAAGGTTGACCAAATACGAGAATTGCAGGCAGAGTTCTCTAAAAAAGGTGTAGAGTCTCTGAAAAAGGTCTACCTGCTTTTCCATGCTGATAAAATGAGTGTCAGTGCCTCCAATAGTTTACTAAAGTTTCTTGAAGAACCTCATGCCCAAACTGTTGCATTCCTATTAACAGAGCAGCCTCAGCAAATTCTACCTACTATTCTGTCGAGGTGTCAAGTTTTGCCTTTCCAGCCGCTGGCACCGAAAATCATGATTGAACAATTGATAGAAAACGGTGTAGCACCTGAAAAGGCGCCAATATTGGCAAGTTTAACAAACAGTTTAGAGGAAGCTCTTGTACTAAATACAGATGAATGGTTTGCACAAGCCCAAAAAATAGTGGTAAAATTATATGAGGTGTTGAAAAAGAACCCGCTCGAGGCGTTGGTAACGCTTCAGAGCGAATGGTTTGCACACTTTAAAGAAAGAGAACAAATAAATCGTGGTTTAGACCTTTTACTTCTTTTTTTAAAAGATTTACTTTATATACAATTAGATAAAGAGGAGCAAATTGTGTTTAAGAATGAAATGGTTCATTTAAGGCAATTTGCTTTACAAACATCTGGTCGGAGCCTAACGGTTCAAATGTCCGTGATTCTTGAAGCAAAAAGAAAGCTTGCCGCTAATATGAATCCTCAGCTTATGATGGAACAGCTTGTGTTAAAATTGCAGGAGGGATCTTCATTTGTATGA
- a CDS encoding PSP1 domain-containing protein, whose translation MYDVVGVRFKKAGKIYYFDPGDLSIQKDDFVIVETVRGVEYGKAVIARKQVEEHDVVLPLKKVVRIADPKDRMIVEENRQAAEEAYAVCNQKVHEHQLDMKLVDVEYTFDRNKVIFYFTADGRVDFRELVKDLAAIFRTRIELRQIGVRDEAKMLGGIGPCGRMLCCSTFLGDFDPVSIKMAKDQNLSLNPTKISGLCGRLMCCLKYENDEYETAKEALPDLGEIIETPQGKGKVVGINILERVLQVELKEQERVLEYTLDEIIKEGAFSIQSTD comes from the coding sequence TTGTATGATGTTGTAGGAGTACGCTTTAAAAAGGCGGGAAAAATCTATTATTTTGACCCAGGAGACCTCTCAATTCAAAAGGACGACTTTGTAATTGTCGAAACAGTTCGCGGCGTTGAATATGGAAAGGCTGTTATTGCTCGGAAACAAGTGGAGGAGCATGATGTTGTTCTTCCGTTAAAAAAGGTGGTCCGAATTGCCGATCCGAAAGATCGTATGATTGTAGAGGAAAATCGCCAGGCAGCAGAGGAGGCTTATGCTGTTTGTAACCAAAAGGTTCATGAACATCAGCTTGATATGAAGCTGGTGGATGTGGAATATACATTTGACCGTAACAAAGTCATTTTTTACTTTACAGCTGATGGTAGAGTCGACTTTCGCGAATTGGTTAAAGATTTAGCAGCCATTTTTCGGACAAGGATTGAATTGCGTCAAATTGGTGTCCGTGATGAAGCGAAGATGTTGGGCGGTATTGGCCCTTGTGGCAGAATGCTGTGTTGTTCAACATTTTTAGGGGACTTTGATCCTGTTTCCATTAAAATGGCGAAGGATCAAAATTTATCGTTAAACCCAACCAAAATTTCTGGATTATGCGGCAGACTTATGTGCTGTTTAAAATATGAAAATGATGAATATGAGACAGCAAAAGAAGCATTACCTGATTTAGGGGAAATCATCGAAACACCGCAAGGTAAAGGGAAAGTCGTAGGAATCAATATATTAGAGCGGGTACTTCAGGTGGAGCTAAAGGAACAAGAACGGGTTCTGGAGTATACTTTGGATGAAATCATTAAAGAAGGTGCCTTTTCTATTCAATCCACAGATTAA
- the yabA gene encoding DNA replication initiation control protein YabA: MDKKEVFESVSNMETQIGHLYQQLGELKQRLAEILEENHYLKLENEHLRRRLDVTTEEETKAAELKKGTAVLEGESNAKSFDVGEGYDNLARLYHEGFHICNLHFGSLRKDGDCLFCLSFLNKK; the protein is encoded by the coding sequence GTGGATAAAAAAGAAGTTTTTGAATCGGTTAGTAATATGGAAACACAAATTGGCCATCTTTACCAGCAGCTTGGGGAATTAAAGCAGCGTCTGGCTGAAATACTAGAAGAGAATCATTATTTAAAACTGGAAAATGAACATTTAAGGCGCCGTTTAGATGTAACCACGGAAGAAGAAACAAAAGCAGCAGAATTGAAAAAGGGGACAGCCGTATTGGAAGGTGAGTCCAACGCCAAGTCGTTTGATGTCGGAGAAGGCTATGATAATCTGGCTCGTTTGTACCATGAGGGATTCCATATTTGTAACCTTCACTTTGGCAGCCTTCGCAAGGATGGCGATTGTTTATTTTGCCTTTCGTTTCTGAATAAGAAGTAA
- a CDS encoding tRNA1(Val) (adenine(37)-N6)-methyltransferase — protein MVFVVKLKEDERLDYLLAENLRIIQSPSVFAFSLDAVLLARFVYVPIQKGNLIDLCSGNGVIPLFLSARTKGKITGVEIQERLYDMAVRSIEYNKLDEQITMVHGDIKEMPQTLGYGKFDIVTCNPPYFTTPPQGEINLNEHLAIARHEIHCTLEDAIKAASDLLRQGGKAAFVHRPGRLLDMVTLMRKYRLEPKRLQFVYPKQGKEANTMLVEAIKDGSPDLKIIPPLTVYQENGEYTKEISEILYGE, from the coding sequence ATGGTATTTGTGGTCAAATTGAAAGAAGATGAACGTCTGGATTATTTGCTGGCGGAAAACTTGAGAATTATTCAAAGCCCCTCCGTTTTCGCCTTTTCGCTTGATGCTGTACTGCTGGCAAGATTTGTGTACGTTCCAATCCAGAAGGGGAATCTCATTGACTTGTGCAGCGGAAATGGAGTTATTCCGTTATTTTTATCAGCGAGGACCAAAGGGAAAATCACCGGTGTTGAAATCCAGGAAAGGCTGTATGATATGGCCGTTAGGAGCATTGAATATAACAAACTTGATGAACAAATTACGATGGTACATGGGGATATAAAGGAAATGCCCCAGACACTGGGGTATGGAAAATTTGATATTGTCACCTGCAATCCTCCGTATTTTACGACTCCTCCTCAAGGCGAGATTAATCTAAATGAGCACTTGGCCATTGCTCGCCATGAAATTCATTGTACGTTGGAGGATGCCATCAAAGCTGCTAGTGATCTGCTTAGACAGGGAGGCAAAGCTGCATTTGTTCACCGTCCAGGCAGGCTGCTTGATATGGTTACTTTAATGCGAAAATATCGTCTCGAGCCAAAACGTCTTCAATTTGTTTATCCAAAACAAGGGAAAGAGGCGAACACCATGCTGGTAGAAGCCATTAAAGATGGGAGCCCTGATTTGAAAATTATTCCGCCTCTCACTGTATATCAGGAAAACGGTGAATATACAAAAGAAATTAGTGAGATTTTATATGGAGAATAA
- a CDS encoding GIY-YIG nuclease family protein, with product MENNEYYFYVLTCHDGSLYGGYTNNLEKRVRLHNEGKGAKYTRGRGPVKLTYFKKFDNKSEALRAEYYFKQLPRRKKLEFLMRETGDHDVAAEKL from the coding sequence ATGGAGAATAACGAGTATTATTTTTATGTGCTGACATGTCATGATGGCAGTCTTTATGGCGGTTACACGAATAATCTCGAGAAGCGGGTAAGACTGCATAATGAAGGCAAAGGGGCAAAATATACAAGAGGCCGTGGGCCTGTCAAGTTAACTTACTTTAAAAAGTTTGATAATAAAAGCGAAGCACTGCGGGCGGAATATTATTTTAAGCAGCTTCCCCGCAGGAAAAAGCTAGAGTTCTTAATGAGAGAAACGGGTGATCATGATGTGGCAGCAGAAAAGCTTTGA